Genomic DNA from Phaeobacter porticola:
CGGTAATGGTCCCTCATCGGGCATTGATCAGGGCTGGTGTTGGCCTGTTGTGTAGAATGGCCCAAAATAGTCCAGCTCAATTGAGAACGCACACGCCACGGGGATTCGCGCTGTGATCGCTGCCTTGAGGGACTGCAGCAACATATTTGAGAATGCGGCATCGCGGTGCGGCTTCACCAATGCGGAAACTTTCACAGCAACATGGGTGTGGTGGTAGACATCCGTCGGATAGCCTCGTCCCTTGCAATCCCCTGCGCCGTCATCGTGTGAAAGAATGACCTGTTCGATCTCGGCAAGGATTGCAGGGATATCGAGCTCCAGATCATTGGAATATTTGATTTCGGCGTGAGGCATCTATGAGTCCGTATTTGATAAGATGAAAGAATACATGCAGATCCTAGCCGATCTCGGCGACCAAACTGGCGAGTGCGCTTAGGTCAGTGATCTCGGAATATCGCGGGCTGTGGTTCGGGGCAGGGGCATATTCGACTTCCCAGACCAGCCCATGTGGCACATAGGTGCCCCAGCCACCGGCCTCAATGATGGGGACCACGTCGGAGCGCATTGAATTGCCCACCATCATTGCGTGTTCAGGGCCGTCGCCATGGTGGGCGAAAATATCGACATATATCTCGGGTGTCTTTTCCGACACGACTTCCACCCCGTGAAACAGATCCCCGAGGCCCGATTGCGCCAGTTTGCGTTCCTGATCCAGTAGGTCGCCCTTAGTCACCAACACCACCCGGTGGCTGTCGGCCATTGCTTCAACCGCTGCCCGTGCGCTTGGCAGCAGCTCAATCGGGTAGGACAACATCATCTGGCCCGCTGTAATCAGCTCTTGGATGACGCTGGCAGGCACACGGGCTTCGGTCACCTCGATCGCGGTTTCGATCATCGACAGGGTAAAGCCCTTTACGCCGTAGCCATAGCGCCCCAAATTCTGTTTTTCCGCTGCCAGCAACCGCTTACCCAAGGTGTGAGAATCAAGCGCATCAGGAACGTGATCCATCAACAGCTCAGCAAAGCGATCCTGCGTGATGCGAAAGAATCGTTCATTGTGCCAGAGGGTATCGTCGGCATCGAAGCCAATTGTTGTCAATTTTCGGGTCAATCGGACACGCTCAATCCCTTTTCCTATCCACAGGAAAGGCTATATAAGCGGGACACCAAAATCCATCCACGATCGGAACTCTGTGTAATGCTGCTTACGCCAGTCATGATGTCGGACAATTCAGATGATGACACCGACTTCGGTGTCATGACCAAAACACGGCCCAAAACGCAGCGTCCGCCGCGGTACAAGGTGCTGTTGCTGAACGACGACTACACGCCGATGGAATTTGTGGTGATGGTGTTGGAGCGTTTCTTCAACATGACCCATGCCGAGGCGTTTGAAGTAATGCTGGTCGTGCATAAAAAAGGCGTCGCGGTAGTTGGTGTCTTTAGTCATGAAATTGCGGAAACCAAGGTCGGGCAAGTCATGGATTTTGCTCACCGCCATCAGCACCCATTGCAGTGTACGATGGAAAAAGAAGAATAATAAGAGGCTATTAGATGTCTGTTCGCCTGTCCCTGGCGGTCGAGACGGGCGGGTTCTCCGTGCCCGACGTCGGTCGTATTGTGGTGTTCCACCCCTCATCAGACCTGGATTTGTCTGCCCTTCCAAAAGAACGCATGCTGATCGTCCAGCCCTTCGCCCCAGATCATTCAGCGTTTACCGCACAAGGCTATGACTGTGTCGCCGAACTGCCCTCGGATGAACGCTTTGCCGCCGGGCTTGTTCTTCTGCCGCGGGCCAAGGCGCTGATGCGCGGTCTCTTTGCCAATGCGGCGGCTGTCTGCGATGGGCCTGTGCTGGTGGATGGTGGCAAGACCGAAGGGATCGATTCGGCGCTGAAAGCGCTGCGCGCCCGAACTGAGGTCTCAACGCCGATTTCAAAGGCGCATGGTAAGGCCTTTTGGTTCAATGGGGCGACCGCTGATCTCAGTGATTGGCAGATGGAGCCATCACAGATCAACGGCGGATTTCAGACCGCGCCGGGTGTATTTTCTGCTGATGGCATTGATCCCGCCTCTGCCCTGCTCGCAGCAGCGCTACCCGAGAAACTGGGTCGTACTGTGGTCGACCTTGGTGCTGGATGGGGGTATCTCGCGGCTGAGATCCTGAGATGTGAGACAGTGCGCACGCTTCATCTAGTGGAGGCGGATCACAATGCTCTCAATTGTGCGCGCCATAACGTCAGCGATCCGCGGGCACAGTTCCATTGGAGCGATGCGCGCGCCTGGCAGGCGCCGGAGCGGGTAGACTGCGTTGTGTCCAACCCGCCGTTTCACACCGCGCGCGCCGCCGAGCCGTCGCTGGGACAGGCCTTTATTACGGCGGCATCTGGTATGCTGGCCCCTGCAGGGGTCCTGTGGATCGTCGCCAATCGGCATTTGCCTTATGAAACCACACTGACCGAGCAATTTGTAACACTGGATGAGATCGCAGGTGATAACCGGTTCAAGGTGCTGCGCGCCAGCCGTCCCCGCCGCCACCGCCGGTGAAGTCAGGGCGTGGGAAACGGTGGTTCCCTTGTCATGATCGGCAGTCTAGGTTGCTGACAAAAGGGGCGATCATCTGCCTCGCTGATCCTGACGGAGGTCATTCATGTCTTTTTCCATCTCTGGCAAAACGGCCATCGTCACCGGCTCGGCCAGTGGCATCGGTTTGGCAATTGGCAAGCAATTCGCAGCCGCTGGCGCCAATGTCATGTTTGCCGACACTGATGAGACTGCCTTGCTAAGCGAGTTGGGCACCCAGGCGGACAAAAGCAATATCCGTTATTTTGCAGGTGACCTGCGCGAACGCCTGACCATTGCCAATCTGCTGTCTGCGACCATAGACGCCTTTGATGAGGTCGATATCCTGGTGAATGGTGCGCGTCAGGTGGTGACGACGGACCCTCTGGATCCCGAGGATGAGTCGCTTGAATTGCTGCTGAACCAGACATTGCTGCCCACCATGCGCCTATCGCAGCAGGTGGCACGCCGCATGATCAAACAGGGTGAGCAGCGGGACAGCAACGGTCCAAATGGGGCGATCATCAATCTGTCGTCCATCGCCGCCCGCCGCTCTCATCCTGAACTTATGGCCTATTGCGTTGCCTCTGCTGCGCTGGATCAGCTGACCCGATCGTTGTCCGTCTCTCTGGCGCCCCATCGGATTCGGGTGAATTCGATTGCGTTCGGCTCAGTCATGAGCGCGTCTATGCAGGCCACGCTCAAGGACAACCGTGCCTTCCGGCAGGACATCGAGCGCCATACGCCGCTGGGGCGGATCGCCTCTCCCAATGAATTGACCGAGGCGGCGCAGTTTCTGGCCTCGGATGCCGCCGCGTTTATGACTGGACAGGTTGTTACGTTGGATGGGGGGCGGACGCTTCTGGACACTGTAGCGGTGCCGGTCCACTAACGCCTATATTCCACCTATGCTGTATTGGGTCTCCAGATGAGCAATGACATGATCAACGAAAAGGCCCGCGCTGCGGCCTGGTTTACATCCCTGCGCGACAGCATCGTGATAGCTTTTGAAGCGCTAGAAGACAGCCACGACACTGGTCCCTTCAGTGATCAGACAGCGGGCCGTTTCGAGATCAGCGAGACAAAGCGCACTGCCGAGGATGGCAGCGATGCGGGCGGTGGCCTGATGAGCGTGATGCGCGGCGGTCGGGTGTTTGAAAAGGTCGGCGTCAATATCTCCGAGGTCTACGGCACTCTTGGAACACGCGCCCAAACCGCGATGGCCGCCCGCAAAGGGATTGAGGGAATGCAAGAGGATCCACGTTTCTGGGCATCGGGTATTTCCCTGGTTGCCCATATGCAGAATCCTCATGCACCCGCCGTTCATATGA
This window encodes:
- a CDS encoding SDR family NAD(P)-dependent oxidoreductase, whose protein sequence is MSFSISGKTAIVTGSASGIGLAIGKQFAAAGANVMFADTDETALLSELGTQADKSNIRYFAGDLRERLTIANLLSATIDAFDEVDILVNGARQVVTTDPLDPEDESLELLLNQTLLPTMRLSQQVARRMIKQGEQRDSNGPNGAIINLSSIAARRSHPELMAYCVASAALDQLTRSLSVSLAPHRIRVNSIAFGSVMSASMQATLKDNRAFRQDIERHTPLGRIASPNELTEAAQFLASDAAAFMTGQVVTLDGGRTLLDTVAVPVH
- a CDS encoding HAD family hydrolase codes for the protein MTRKLTTIGFDADDTLWHNERFFRITQDRFAELLMDHVPDALDSHTLGKRLLAAEKQNLGRYGYGVKGFTLSMIETAIEVTEARVPASVIQELITAGQMMLSYPIELLPSARAAVEAMADSHRVVLVTKGDLLDQERKLAQSGLGDLFHGVEVVSEKTPEIYVDIFAHHGDGPEHAMMVGNSMRSDVVPIIEAGGWGTYVPHGLVWEVEYAPAPNHSPRYSEITDLSALASLVAEIG
- a CDS encoding class I SAM-dependent methyltransferase: MSVRLSLAVETGGFSVPDVGRIVVFHPSSDLDLSALPKERMLIVQPFAPDHSAFTAQGYDCVAELPSDERFAAGLVLLPRAKALMRGLFANAAAVCDGPVLVDGGKTEGIDSALKALRARTEVSTPISKAHGKAFWFNGATADLSDWQMEPSQINGGFQTAPGVFSADGIDPASALLAAALPEKLGRTVVDLGAGWGYLAAEILRCETVRTLHLVEADHNALNCARHNVSDPRAQFHWSDARAWQAPERVDCVVSNPPFHTARAAEPSLGQAFITAASGMLAPAGVLWIVANRHLPYETTLTEQFVTLDEIAGDNRFKVLRASRPRRHRR
- the clpS gene encoding ATP-dependent Clp protease adapter ClpS, with the protein product MLLTPVMMSDNSDDDTDFGVMTKTRPKTQRPPRYKVLLLNDDYTPMEFVVMVLERFFNMTHAEAFEVMLVVHKKGVAVVGVFSHEIAETKVGQVMDFAHRHQHPLQCTMEKEE